A DNA window from Aureibacter tunicatorum contains the following coding sequences:
- a CDS encoding CPBP family intramembrane glutamic endopeptidase, with product MKAQQLKAIGKAIVIFGVNFIAIIAISYYFADYLNNTTAHWLSIFVNTAFILIYLWMYDISLPRFLNSNASLKIKQFALILLLSIAFISVKNIIYASFQPEFYTNSKAVISWSLFRIVLISPLIEEFLFRNMILKNMLDNEVGLIPALLLSSCLFALLHPVSWLWLLSSFVSGMFYGYLFYKFKHYSAPTTAHAFHNFAVELIPFINI from the coding sequence GTGAAGGCGCAACAACTAAAAGCAATAGGCAAAGCAATCGTAATTTTTGGCGTCAACTTTATCGCCATTATTGCGATTTCGTATTACTTCGCAGATTATCTCAATAATACAACAGCCCATTGGTTGTCAATCTTCGTCAACACTGCATTCATTCTTATTTATTTGTGGATGTATGATATTTCTTTGCCTCGCTTTTTGAATTCAAATGCATCTCTAAAAATCAAACAATTTGCTTTGATTCTGCTCTTATCCATTGCCTTTATTAGTGTCAAGAATATTATCTACGCTAGTTTTCAGCCTGAATTTTACACTAATAGCAAAGCTGTTATTTCTTGGAGCTTATTTCGCATTGTGCTGATTTCTCCGCTGATTGAAGAGTTTCTGTTTAGAAACATGATTCTCAAAAACATGCTGGACAATGAAGTCGGCCTAATTCCCGCATTGCTTCTCAGTTCTTGTCTATTCGCTCTTTTGCATCCTGTTTCTTGGCTTTGGTTATTAAGCAGTTTTGTCAGCGGGATGTTTTATGGATATTTGTTCTATAAATTCAAGCATTACTCAGCGCCAACAACAGCTCATGCCTTCCATAATTTCGCTGTGGAACTCATTCCTTTCATCAATATTTAA
- a CDS encoding mechanosensitive ion channel family protein — translation MDLKITLTIASIIIVFLLKLSVKKITESYTIKNQYSQSRKIYIQKVSSFALTITLMTVLSIIWDLTIQGLSIYFVSLFTVLGVAFFASWSIISNITASIVLFFNHPFKIGDNIKIQDGDNSVTGEIVDINLFNIRIKSEGGHIVAYPNNLALQKPIYKLSSQEDSNTDTKESEMEDSLKNG, via the coding sequence ATGGATCTTAAAATAACGCTAACAATAGCATCAATCATCATAGTTTTTTTATTGAAGCTAAGTGTCAAAAAGATTACTGAATCTTACACTATTAAAAACCAATACAGCCAATCCCGAAAGATTTACATACAGAAGGTCAGCTCATTTGCCTTGACAATTACGCTTATGACGGTTTTGTCAATCATTTGGGACTTGACAATACAAGGGCTGTCCATTTACTTCGTGTCTTTATTTACTGTTTTGGGTGTCGCATTCTTTGCTTCGTGGTCCATTATCAGCAATATTACCGCATCGATCGTATTGTTTTTCAATCACCCTTTCAAAATCGGGGACAATATCAAAATACAAGACGGAGACAACAGCGTAACAGGTGAAATTGTCGATATCAACTTATTCAACATCAGAATCAAGTCCGAAGGAGGTCATATTGTAGCCTATCCAAACAATCTCGCATTGCAAAAACCTATTTATAAATTATCAAGCCAGGAAGATAGCAATACAGACACTAAGGAGAGTGAAATGGAAGACTCATTAAAAAATGGCTAA
- a CDS encoding class I SAM-dependent methyltransferase, with protein MTQDNNLWYAKEYQEKHKYIYQNGKELIKLLNPQKGEKILDLGCGTGELTYEIQQLGAETIGIDLSPEMITRAKHKFPEMNFRQVPAEKMSYHHSFDAVFSNETIHWVTNQIQLTSKIYNALKQNGRFIAEFGSRGNCRKTIQAIKKMLVKLNKPERIELIQWYFPSISSYTDLLEAYGLEVRYAEIFDHPTVMEDPDRGVIEWLHSFADYLFGGYSYDEKEVIFAEIQESLKNSNFREGKWYLDYKRMRVSAIKL; from the coding sequence ATGACACAGGATAACAATCTTTGGTATGCCAAAGAATATCAAGAAAAGCACAAATACATTTACCAAAATGGCAAAGAGCTTATCAAATTGTTGAATCCCCAAAAAGGTGAAAAAATCTTAGATCTAGGCTGTGGAACCGGAGAGCTAACATATGAAATACAACAATTAGGCGCTGAAACGATAGGAATTGATCTTTCACCTGAAATGATCACTCGCGCCAAGCATAAATTTCCTGAAATGAATTTCAGACAGGTTCCTGCCGAGAAAATGAGTTACCACCATTCCTTTGACGCTGTATTTTCCAATGAAACCATCCATTGGGTCACTAATCAAATCCAGCTAACCAGCAAAATTTATAACGCTCTTAAGCAAAACGGACGATTTATCGCCGAGTTTGGAAGTAGAGGAAATTGCAGAAAAACCATTCAAGCTATCAAAAAAATGCTTGTCAAGCTCAACAAGCCTGAACGAATCGAATTAATCCAATGGTATTTTCCTTCAATCAGCTCTTATACTGATCTATTGGAGGCTTACGGTTTGGAAGTGCGATATGCTGAAATCTTCGACCACCCAACAGTCATGGAAGATCCAGACAGAGGCGTTATCGAATGGTTGCATTCGTTCGCAGACTACCTATTTGGTGGCTATTCTTATGATGAAAAAGAAGTTATTTTCGCCGAAATTCAAGAAAGCTTGAAAAATTCAAACTTTAGAGAGGGCAAATGGTATTTGGATTATAAACGAATGAGAGTTTCAGCTATCAAACTGTAA